One window of Phycisphaeraceae bacterium genomic DNA carries:
- the ligA gene encoding NAD-dependent DNA ligase LigA codes for MTAETNRIHELRELLTRANRAYYADAHPIMSDPEFDKLLAELASLEAKHPDLADPDSPTARVGGEPIKGFTTVRHALPMLSIDNTYDEQGVRDWADRVRRRLDELDDKKVKEALKADVAQNPKSYGFRSKRQVEGLFGSLPLPEPDTTAPTTHGEIRFICDPKTDGVALSLRYERGRLVRAVTRGDGEKGDDVTHAARAIRAIPVVLSATQKKAPPIPDVLEVRGEVYMTLKEFEKLNKQREEEGEDLFLNPRNTTAGTLKNLDPKLVAARNLSFCAHGRGEISDPGFAASHSEFLARIRSLGIPVTPHLYTCSGVEEILAAIADFDARRRTLQYATDGMVVRVDSFEQQTRLGTTSKSPRWIVAFKYPPDRVMTKLLDVLHQVGKTGKITPRAVMEPVLVAGSVVQHATLHNYGQVRQKDIRIGDTVEIEKAGEIIPYVVGVVLDKRPKNTKPIAAPDTCPECEGTVEPEPPESIDHPELETGRRCINPECPAQVYEKLVWFCGRKQMDIEGLGEKTIFQIRTDGRIPLNSFADIFHLKDHRDTLLEIERMGEKKVDNLLAGIEAAKSQGLARVLAGMGIRHVGDSTAKLLARQFKDYEALMAASVEMLMPKALSKSDAAARGYPESPADRPETGLGRETAPIVYAYLHSPSAKHTFAALRDAGVDLTSKDYRAPFAAPVTTSGPFAGKKIVLTGTLDAFDRTSLSELLESHGAKVSGSVSSKTDLVIAGREAGSKLEKARELNIEVWDESRLLQALGQS; via the coding sequence GTGACTGCTGAGACCAACCGCATCCACGAGCTCCGCGAACTCCTCACACGCGCCAATCGCGCGTACTACGCCGACGCCCACCCCATCATGTCTGATCCCGAGTTCGACAAGCTCCTCGCCGAGCTTGCCTCACTCGAAGCTAAGCACCCCGACCTCGCCGACCCCGACAGCCCCACCGCCCGCGTCGGAGGCGAGCCCATCAAGGGCTTCACCACCGTCAGGCACGCCCTCCCGATGCTCAGCATCGACAACACCTATGACGAGCAGGGCGTCCGCGACTGGGCCGACCGAGTACGGCGTCGTCTTGACGAACTAGACGACAAGAAAGTCAAGGAAGCACTCAAGGCTGATGTTGCACAAAACCCGAAGTCGTACGGGTTCAGGTCAAAGCGCCAAGTTGAAGGGTTGTTCGGCTCGTTGCCTCTCCCCGAGCCAGATACCACCGCTCCGACAACACATGGTGAGATCCGCTTTATCTGTGATCCGAAAACCGACGGCGTCGCCCTCTCCCTCCGCTACGAGCGCGGCCGCCTCGTCCGCGCCGTGACGCGGGGCGACGGCGAGAAGGGCGACGACGTGACCCACGCCGCCCGCGCCATCCGCGCGATCCCCGTCGTCCTCTCCGCAACCCAGAAGAAGGCCCCGCCCATCCCCGACGTTCTCGAAGTCCGTGGCGAGGTCTACATGACCCTGAAGGAGTTCGAGAAGCTCAACAAGCAGCGCGAGGAAGAGGGCGAGGATCTCTTCCTGAACCCGCGAAACACCACGGCCGGAACCCTCAAGAACCTCGATCCCAAGCTCGTCGCCGCGCGAAACCTCTCCTTCTGCGCCCACGGCCGAGGCGAGATCTCCGATCCCGGCTTCGCAGCGTCCCACTCCGAGTTTCTCGCTCGCATCAGGTCCCTCGGCATCCCCGTCACGCCACACCTTTACACGTGCTCGGGCGTCGAAGAGATCCTCGCCGCGATCGCCGACTTCGACGCCAGGCGCCGCACGCTCCAATATGCCACCGACGGCATGGTCGTCCGCGTCGACTCCTTCGAGCAGCAGACCAGGCTCGGCACCACCTCAAAGTCCCCGCGCTGGATCGTCGCCTTCAAGTACCCGCCCGATCGCGTGATGACGAAGCTGCTCGACGTCCTCCACCAGGTCGGCAAGACCGGAAAGATCACGCCCCGCGCCGTCATGGAGCCCGTCCTTGTCGCCGGCTCGGTCGTGCAGCACGCCACGCTCCACAACTACGGACAGGTCCGCCAGAAGGACATCCGCATCGGCGACACCGTCGAGATCGAGAAGGCCGGCGAGATCATCCCGTACGTCGTCGGCGTCGTCCTCGACAAGCGACCGAAGAACACCAAGCCCATCGCCGCCCCAGACACCTGCCCCGAGTGCGAGGGCACGGTCGAGCCGGAGCCGCCCGAATCCATCGACCATCCCGAACTCGAGACAGGTCGCCGCTGCATCAACCCCGAATGCCCGGCCCAGGTATACGAGAAACTCGTCTGGTTCTGCGGCCGCAAGCAGATGGACATCGAGGGTCTCGGCGAGAAGACGATCTTCCAGATCCGCACCGACGGCCGCATCCCCCTCAACAGCTTCGCAGACATCTTCCACCTCAAGGACCATCGCGACACGCTCCTCGAGATCGAGCGGATGGGCGAGAAGAAGGTCGACAACCTCCTCGCAGGCATTGAGGCCGCGAAATCGCAGGGGCTCGCCCGTGTGCTGGCCGGCATGGGGATCCGTCATGTCGGGGACTCGACTGCGAAACTGCTCGCTCGCCAGTTCAAGGACTACGAAGCCCTCATGGCGGCTTCCGTCGAGATGCTAATGCCGAAGGCACTCTCAAAGAGCGACGCAGCCGCCCGCGGTTATCCCGAGTCGCCTGCCGACCGCCCCGAGACTGGCCTCGGACGCGAGACCGCGCCGATTGTCTATGCCTATCTCCACAGCCCTTCCGCGAAGCACACCTTCGCCGCGCTCCGCGACGCGGGCGTGGATCTCACCTCAAAGGACTATCGCGCGCCCTTCGCCGCCCCCGTGACAACCTCGGGCCCGTTCGCCGGGAAGAAGATCGTCCTCACCGGCACGCTCGACGCCTTCGATCGCACCTCGCTCTCCGAGCTACTTGAGTCCCACGGGGCGAAGGTCAGCGGTTCGGTCTCGTCGAAGACGGACCTGGTCATCGCAGGGCGGGAAGCTGGCTCGAAGCTCGAGAAGGCCCGCGAACTCAACATAGAGGTGTGGGATGAGTCCCGCCTCCTTCAAGCACTCGGTCAATCCTGA
- a CDS encoding twin-arginine translocase TatA/TatE family subunit has protein sequence MNTLAFGIGPIGTTELIVILAIGLLLFGKRLPEVGKSLGKGIVEFKKGLKGVEDEIERESSKPSSVARPPLTSGGIDARVSTAEQVEQSVQSEAKPN, from the coding sequence ATGAACACGCTGGCATTCGGCATTGGGCCTATCGGCACCACGGAACTGATCGTGATCCTCGCGATCGGACTTTTGCTCTTCGGCAAGCGGTTGCCTGAGGTGGGCAAGAGTCTGGGGAAGGGTATCGTCGAGTTCAAGAAGGGGCTGAAGGGCGTTGAGGACGAGATCGAACGCGAGTCCAGCAAGCCGTCTTCGGTCGCTAGGCCTCCGCTGACTTCTGGTGGTATCGATGCCCGCGTGAGCACTGCGGAGCAGGTTGAGCAGTCTGTTCAGAGCGAGGCGAAGCCGAACTGA
- a CDS encoding bifunctional 5,10-methylenetetrahydrofolate dehydrogenase/5,10-methenyltetrahydrofolate cyclohydrolase, with translation MAARIIDGVALAKSHRERVAERVRALSERAGPGVGVGGGAVRLDAVLVDSGDSSARLYSENQAKACQALGIDYRLHLLPGTATFDDIAGRVLLLSADETVSAIMLHVPLPPTVDPYRVQRLIAPDKDVEGVNPANIGNVVYGRSSLAPCTGLATVKMIESTGVDLRGKRCVVVGASDVVGKPIAVLLMRQDATVISCNKATWGLEELCRSADVLVAAAGVPGLVTASMVKPGAIVVDVGVNRIPGPDGKMKTVGDVAFEEVSRVAGWVSPVPGGVGPMTVAMLLVNVVEACERRYATRLGSLRGSNP, from the coding sequence ATGGCGGCTCGGATCATTGACGGCGTCGCACTTGCAAAGTCACACCGGGAGCGTGTGGCGGAGCGGGTGCGTGCGCTGTCGGAACGGGCTGGGCCGGGCGTTGGAGTTGGGGGGGGGGCTGTCCGGTTGGATGCGGTGCTGGTGGATTCGGGGGACTCGTCAGCCCGGCTGTACTCGGAGAACCAGGCGAAGGCGTGCCAGGCCCTCGGGATCGATTACCGGCTGCATCTCCTGCCGGGGACGGCGACGTTCGATGACATCGCGGGGCGGGTGCTGCTCTTGAGCGCGGACGAGACGGTGAGCGCGATCATGCTGCACGTGCCGTTGCCGCCGACGGTGGACCCGTATCGGGTGCAGCGTCTGATCGCGCCGGACAAGGACGTTGAGGGTGTGAACCCGGCGAACATCGGAAACGTGGTGTACGGGAGGTCGTCGCTGGCGCCGTGTACGGGACTGGCGACGGTGAAGATGATCGAGTCGACGGGTGTTGACCTGCGGGGGAAGCGCTGTGTAGTCGTCGGGGCTTCGGATGTGGTGGGGAAGCCGATCGCCGTTCTGCTGATGAGGCAGGACGCCACGGTGATCTCGTGCAACAAAGCAACGTGGGGGTTGGAGGAGCTGTGCCGCTCGGCGGATGTGCTGGTAGCGGCGGCGGGCGTTCCGGGGCTTGTGACGGCGTCGATGGTGAAGCCGGGAGCGATCGTCGTGGATGTGGGCGTGAACCGGATCCCGGGACCGGATGGGAAGATGAAGACGGTGGGGGATGTGGCGTTCGAAGAGGTCAGCCGCGTAGCCGGCTGGGTATCACCCGTACCGGGAGGCGTCGGTCCTATGACGGTTGCGATGCTGCTTGTGAACGTGGTCGAGGCATGCGAGCGTCGGTATGCGACGCGTCTGGGATCGCTTCGAGGATCGAATCCCTGA